TGGGCTGCGTGGAGCTGGCTGCCGGGCGGGGATTGGGAAATCTCGGGCGGTggaagcagaaggcagagcttgGCAGAGGCGTTGGGTGCTGCAAGCAAACCCTGCTCACTGCTcggggctgggctgctccaAGGAGAGGGTTGGTGtttggggggcggggggggggggctggggctgccacaGCTTTCAGGCATTCTTGACAGCACACCTGGGAAAACCGAAGTGCAGTGAGTGGTCTGCGAGGAGAAACCAAACCCTGCTGAAAGGCAGCGGGGGAGGGGAAGCTGCAAatccctggagctgcagggaggaggaatggtttgggttgaacggcgaagctgccagagcagccacgGGCGCCGAGGGAGAAGCGTTTGGCTAAGGCAGAGCATttttgaggctgctgctgcaggaagggcaACGAGGAACGCTCCGAGCCgcagcctccctgctcctgcggCAAGTCTCGGCCCTGCACAGCTCGGGAGGCTGTGCCGAGGGTGGTGGACCCCATTTGTGCCCCGAAAAAGCTCCAGCTACCGGTAGAAGTGTGCTGGCTGCCCCCTTGCCATCCTAAAGCCTCGGGGCTGGCACAGGAGTCCTTTTCCTCCAAGGACCGCCCAGCTCTGTCCTGTCGCAGCTGCAGACCCAGGAGGGTGCAGGAGCgttggcagcacacagagcaggatGGGCAGTTGGATCCCTCAGTCCAGCCATGCTCCGAGTGCCCAgcctggggctaagccatgccACTcggcaccacagctctgcctctctgaccccctccagggatgagcattcagccacctccccgggcagcctgtgccaggcttcgagaaccctttcagtggagaattttattctgatgtccaacctaaacctcctctggagcagctcgaggccatttcctctccatcctgttgcttgttcctgggagcagagcccaacccccacctggatccagcctctctcaggctgctgcagggagcaatGGGCTCCCCTCAGCTTGTTTTTCTCCAGctgactcagctgctcctcaccactctTCCACTCTAGATccttccacagctctgctgcccttctctggacccattccagcccctcagtgtccttcttgctcacatcctcccacccccaccctgggTCATCTGGAGCATTTGGGAGCCAAGAAGTTGCCAAAGGAGGCTTGAGCCAGCTGCTGTCCTCCGACACCCTCCGTGGCTCACTCGCAGCTAATATTTCCCCGTCCAGGCTCTCTgcacctctcctcctcttgctctcgCACAGAGCAAGTAATTACCTTGCTCTGTGCGAGCCGAGAGAGCTTTTCGCAGACAATTCACGCAGCGCTGAAAAGCAGCCAAGCTCTCCGGCTGCAGAGCACTTTCTGGCCACCTGGCATTGCACAGAGCTCTGCGCTGGAGCGCAGCTGCCCCCGGAGGGAAACGCCTCGTCAAggacagcccagggcagggcgaGGGGCAAAGACACCAGAGCCAACTGCAGCCCTCGGCCAGCCCTCGGCAGAGGATGGCTCAGCCTGGCAAGCTCAGCCCACTCAGAGCTCCCGGAGGTGGGGATGGGCTGGGATGTCCTTGGCATGACTGCAGCCCACGAGGGACATCAatcatccaacccagcaccaccgtggccaccaaGTCGTGTCCtcaggtgccatgggcacacccCACAGGGCAAGCAGACAGCGTGCAGTGCTTTGCCAGGGTATTTATTGGCAAGGCCACACCTGGgtcccttctccagcagccctgtccctgtcccaccCTGTCCCCGTCTCACTCTGAAGGGCTGGTCCCAGGCAGGTGGCAAGAGCACTGCCAAGGCTGCCCCTGAAGGGCCAAGAGGGGGCTCAGGCCAGGATGGGGTAGGTGGCTTCAGTGGCCACGCCACAGTTGTTGTCCTTCATGGCCATGAGGATGTAGCCATCGTTGCCCCAGTAGGTGGACCAGGAGTTCTTCACCAGCCAGTAGGTCTCTCCCTGCAGGACGCCGTAGCCCACGGCCAGCACTGCGTGGTCCAGCTGCCCTGACTCGTTTGCTGCAGAGtacagcatggcagggatgggttgagcctggagaacatccctgctcccagggctgcctgcaggctgcttctttcctcccctccttgccCAAGATCCTCAATGAAGAGGAGATCTCAGGGGTTCTGGCATTTTTCTGGGCACCCAGGTGCTcctgtgccccctgtgccccccgACTCACCGCACTTGGGCTCATAGTAGATGCCGTTGGAGTAAAAGGAGAAGGTCTTGTGTGAGGCATCGATGCTGACAGCCACGGGGCCGTGCTTGTAGATGGCAGCTTTGAGGGCTGTGATGTTGCCCGAGGTGACGTTGACGTAGCCACTGATCTTGCCCAGCATCTCAGACTGGTTGTAGTGGCACAGGCCATTCtgtggcacccagggacaggagCACTGTGTCATCAGATGACCCCAGGTCCCCTCGCTGGGACCTTGCTGACCCATgctgtccctctgctgctctgttctgatgttgcagctcaggctgtggcAGCATCCTGGCTCTGAGCCCTCTGTGCTCCCCTGCCCACCATGATGGGAACATGCCCCTGGCTGCCCACGTGCAGCACCAGGAGCTGGCTCTGCCCACGAAGCTCTGGGGGTTGTTGCCTGCCTctagcagctgcctccctgcaccCCAGATCATGGAGGGTCCCAGGATACCACCTATGGGTGGAGGAGCCTGGTCCCTGTTTCACAAGAagagaaactgaggcagtggTGATGCAAGtgcccagctgagctctgaggcttGGCTCTGGGCTCGACTTTGGAGTGCAGGGAGCACTGGGGGAAGCTGTGCCCatctgcagagcctgttcccaccTCCGACCCATTCTgatcagcccagccccaccgtgGCTTTAGAACCCTGGAGGCAGATCCAAAGGCCTAGGTGACCCCAGCAGGGCCACTGCTGCCCTCACCTGTCCCTTGTAGGTGCCATAGGACTCGGTGCTGGCGATGCCCCCATGCTTCTTGATCCACTCGTAGGCTCTCCACTCCTCGCCCCCGTCGCAGGCGTAGTTCCCGAAGCCCCAGGAGCAGTCAATGAGGACTTGTTGGGACAGGGGGGTCAGCACGCCGGTCTGGCAGGGCACACATTGCTGGCAGGGGGATGGGCACCCCCAGGGCACCTTGGCCACCCCTACAGTCATGACCCCACTCTCACCTTGAGGAAGAGGGCACCCTCCATGGCACCTGTCGTGGCAAAGCTCCAGCAGGACCCACAGACAGCCTGGTCCTTCACGGGTGTCACAGCACCTGGGGACAGCAGGATCGGAGCtgacaggaggagctggcacCAGGGGATGAGGGCAAGTgggagggaaactgaggcagaacTTGGTTGTGCTCCCAGAGGCAGTGCAGCCAGGGGATGGGgggtgaaagcagcagcaaacctcTGGAACCCCAGCCCTTGGGTTGGGGGAGCTCTGGGGGTGTCACTCCTAGCTGATGGGGACATGGGAAAAGCCAGATGTGGCAGCACCTCACATCTGGGGCACCAGCCTGAACAAGGGGCAAGGGTCTGaaactggggcagggcagattcaggttggacatcagcaGAAGCTCTGCACAGAGGGTGGCGagaccctggggcaggctgctctggggcgtggggggcccatccctggagatacgcAAGGTGAaactggccctgggcagcctgctctgctgcagggggttgggcacAGTGACAcccaagggtcccttccaacccagacccttCGGTGATTGAGGGCCAAGTGCCAGTTGAGATGCCCCTTGCTGGCTGAGCCCTTCCTCCATCTTCCAGTTGCTTAGTGGAGCAGGGCCCACAGGGCTGCGAGGGTCCCTGTGCCTCCAGCCCCACACCTACCATACATGCGCCAGTCGAGGCTCTCGGGCAGGATGATGCCACTGTAGAggtggctggggaagggctgcccGGAGTTGGGCACCCCACTGCGGTGCCGGCCCCGCAGGGCTGCCAGCTCCCGCGGTGTGCGGTCTGCCAGGTGGTTCAGTGCCAGCCGGTAGGGGAGTGCTGCACGGTTCCTGGAGTGCACGAACCTGCCACGGCGTGGGCACAGCATCAGCCACCTGCCACCACGCCCAGCCACGGCTCTGCCACCACTGCTTACCCCCAGGGGGCACAGATTCAACAGAtcctttgggctggaagagacctttcagctcGCCCAGcccttaccccagcactgccaaggcacCTCCaaaccctggccctcagcaccacatctccacggctttgaaatccctctggggatgggggtccctgctcctgctggtcactctGCCCagatgctggtgcccttctgggccacctgggcacatcctGGCTcctctttggctgctgctgcccgacACCAGAGTGgtggcagctttgcagcctctcggccccagggctggagcagtgccaggggggctGTGTCCATGCCCAGGCCGTACCTCATGTTGTGCACGAAgatgctctgcctgtgctgcagctcccgtGCCGAGCCGTAGCGCCGGCCCAGCCGCCTGCGGTACTCGTGGAAGACCTCATGGGCGCGGGGCTGCTGCCGTCCCACCAGGTCCTCCATGGGGTTTGCCAGCAGCCGGTGCTCCGCCGCGCTGCCGGGCAGGTCCCCGCACTGCTTCGtctctggggggagggggagacgCCGTGAGCCTGAGCTCCAGGGGCAggatcttcatcaatgacatccTCATCAAtggcagagtctgctcagcaggtttgctgatgacaccaaactgggaggcttggctgagacagctgcaggctgtgctgccatccagagagccctgggcagacagagctgggcacagaggaaccaaatgaggtttaacaaggacaagtgcagagttctgcacctggagaggaacaataatctgcagcaggacaggctgggaggtggctgctggagagcagccctgtggagagggacctgggggtgctgagggagagcatccctggcacAACAATGTGCCCGgggggccaagagggcaaatgggGTCCTAGGGggtattaagcagagtgtgttcagcagattcagggaggttctcctgcccctctgctctgccctggtgagacctcatcttgagcactgccttcagtttggggctccccagttgaagaggcacagggatctgctggagagagtccaagggagggctatgatgaggagaggctgagggatctggggctgagaggggatttaatacatgtttataactatctgagggctgggggtcaggagggggggacagactctgctcactgctccctgggacaggacaagcagcaatggatggaagtt
The sequence above is a segment of the Pogoniulus pusillus isolate bPogPus1 chromosome 37, bPogPus1.pri, whole genome shotgun sequence genome. Coding sequences within it:
- the LOC135190732 gene encoding digestive cysteine proteinase 1-like isoform X2, encoding MGWELCCCVAAALCAVVRGQDPGLSRPAPHFGSIYHIRGQVITYQLAAVKPYGMRYKITPETTEKEVNARKCFQLPGSKEDVVRAQSVLPSLDGFKFLREEYLQGQYCAVWQNVTRWAQKKNIYTLWVTNASCGVAPVRYEMRGYNSLLGSHYDKYQIAYSHFDNSFPRSIFDLPDNETKQCGDLPGSAAEHRLLANPMEDLVGRQQPRAHEVFHEYRRRLGRRYGSARELQHRQSIFVHNMRFVHSRNRAALPYRLALNHLADRTPRELAALRGRHRSGVPNSGQPFPSHLYSGIILPESLDWRMYGAVTPVKDQAVCGSCWSFATTGAMEGALFLKTGVLTPLSQQVLIDCSWGFGNYACDGGEEWRAYEWIKKHGGIASTESYGTYKGQNGLCHYNQSEMLGKISGYVNVTSGNITALKAAIYKHGPVAVSIDASHKTFSFYSNGIYYEPKCANESGQLDHAVLAVGYGVLQGETYWLVKNSWSTYWGNDGYILMAMKDNNCGVATEATYPILA
- the LOC135190732 gene encoding digestive cysteine proteinase 1-like isoform X1, which translates into the protein MGWELCCCVAAALCAVVRGQDPGLSRPAPHFGSIYHIRGVIHLPYAEIEEPFEAWYNETGNKSRIQYYGGQVITYQLAAVKPYGMRYKITPETTEKEVNARKCFQLPGSKEDVVRAQSVLPSLDGFKFLREEYLQGQYCAVWQNVTRWAQKKNIYTLWVTNASCGVAPVRYEMRGYNSLLGSHYDKYQIAYSHFDNSFPRSIFDLPDNETKQCGDLPGSAAEHRLLANPMEDLVGRQQPRAHEVFHEYRRRLGRRYGSARELQHRQSIFVHNMRFVHSRNRAALPYRLALNHLADRTPRELAALRGRHRSGVPNSGQPFPSHLYSGIILPESLDWRMYGAVTPVKDQAVCGSCWSFATTGAMEGALFLKTGVLTPLSQQVLIDCSWGFGNYACDGGEEWRAYEWIKKHGGIASTESYGTYKGQNGLCHYNQSEMLGKISGYVNVTSGNITALKAAIYKHGPVAVSIDASHKTFSFYSNGIYYEPKCANESGQLDHAVLAVGYGVLQGETYWLVKNSWSTYWGNDGYILMAMKDNNCGVATEATYPILA